From Bacteroidota bacterium, one genomic window encodes:
- a CDS encoding aquaporin, protein GISLGGTTGYAINPARDLGPRIMHAILPISNKGSSDWGYSWIPIVGPIAGALLAGGLYLGL, encoded by the coding sequence TGGTATTAGCCTCGGGGGTACCACGGGGTATGCCATCAATCCGGCTCGTGACCTTGGCCCCCGCATCATGCACGCCATTTTGCCCATAAGCAACAAAGGCAGCAGCGACTGGGGGTATTCCTGGATTCCAATTGTTGGCCCTATTGCCGGCGCCTTGCTTGCCGGCGGTCTCTACCTGGGCCTTTAA